The following coding sequences lie in one Halorarum halophilum genomic window:
- a CDS encoding ABC transporter ATP-binding protein has product MSSLGDPDREPVERPEADDVGTSELFVDDVALSYDGAEPVVEAETLVVPAGEVTALVGPNGSGKSTLLRAMAGEMDPDRGSVLLDGKEVHSFAAKELARELGMLSQENVAPESTSVRELAMHGRYPHRGFFEPVDESDEQAVDRALELVGVDGLSDWPVGDLSGGQKQLAWLAMVLAQETEVLLLDEPTTYLDLHHQLRVLDAVRQLNADRGVTVAVVLHDIGQAARFADNLVALKDGEPYDWGPPDEVVTTDLVREVFGVEADVGFGPEGPTVTPRRALDEESDGD; this is encoded by the coding sequence ATGAGCTCGCTCGGCGACCCCGACCGCGAGCCGGTCGAACGGCCGGAGGCGGACGACGTTGGCACCTCGGAGCTATTCGTCGACGACGTGGCGCTCTCCTACGACGGTGCTGAGCCGGTCGTAGAGGCCGAGACGCTCGTCGTCCCCGCCGGCGAGGTGACCGCGCTCGTCGGGCCGAACGGGAGCGGGAAGTCGACGCTCCTGCGCGCGATGGCCGGCGAGATGGACCCCGACCGCGGGTCGGTGCTGCTCGACGGCAAGGAGGTCCACTCCTTCGCGGCGAAGGAACTCGCTCGCGAACTCGGGATGCTGTCCCAGGAGAACGTCGCGCCGGAGTCGACGTCGGTGCGCGAACTGGCGATGCACGGGCGGTACCCGCACCGGGGCTTCTTCGAGCCGGTGGACGAGAGCGACGAGCAGGCGGTCGACCGGGCGCTCGAACTGGTCGGCGTCGACGGCCTCTCCGACTGGCCGGTCGGCGACCTCTCGGGCGGACAGAAACAGCTCGCCTGGCTGGCGATGGTGCTCGCACAGGAGACGGAGGTGCTGCTGCTCGACGAGCCGACGACGTACCTCGACCTCCACCACCAGCTCCGCGTGCTCGACGCGGTCCGACAGCTGAACGCCGACCGCGGCGTCACCGTCGCCGTCGTCCTCCACGACATCGGCCAGGCGGCGCGGTTCGCCGACAATCTCGTCGCGCTGAAAGACGGCGAGCCGTACGACTGGGGGCCGCCGGACGAGGTGGTGACGACCGACCTCGTCCGCGAGGTGTTCGGCGTCGAGGCTGACGTCGGCTTCGGACCGGAGGGGCCGACCGTGACGCCCCGGCGCGCGCTCGACGAGGAGTCGGACGGGGACTAG
- the pdhA gene encoding pyruvate dehydrogenase (acetyl-transferring) E1 component subunit alpha produces MPREDVAQFTIESVQVLSEDGTVDEGLVPSLTDDQLLDLYEGMKRSRRLDERAILLQRRGELGTYAPAIGQEAAQVGSALAMADDDWIVPSFRESPALLARGTPPHRILQYALGMEEGAEIPGGEGALPPAIPVGSQPLHAVGVGWGEALQGRSNVAVTYFGDGATSEGDVYEALNLAGVYDAQTVFVCQNNRYAISTRLENQTNAETLAQKAIAAGIEGIRVDGNDALGVYRVASEAIERAREGEPVLIEALTYRRSMHTTSDDPSVYRESAEEDEWEARDPIVRLQVYLDDRGVLDEGTKSEIDERIDAEIAEAIDRARESREEVDPADMFRYAYAEMPPELERQFDAFGGGADG; encoded by the coding sequence ATGCCTCGCGAGGACGTCGCTCAGTTCACGATCGAGTCCGTGCAGGTGCTCTCGGAGGACGGAACCGTCGACGAGGGGTTGGTCCCCTCGCTGACCGACGACCAGTTGCTCGACCTGTACGAGGGCATGAAGCGCTCGCGCCGCCTCGACGAGCGCGCCATCCTGCTCCAGCGCCGCGGCGAACTCGGGACGTACGCGCCGGCGATCGGCCAGGAGGCGGCACAGGTCGGGAGCGCGCTCGCCATGGCGGACGACGACTGGATCGTCCCGTCGTTCCGCGAGTCGCCGGCGCTGTTGGCCAGGGGGACGCCACCCCACAGGATCCTCCAGTATGCGCTGGGGATGGAGGAGGGCGCCGAGATTCCGGGCGGCGAGGGAGCGCTGCCGCCGGCGATCCCCGTCGGCAGCCAGCCGCTACACGCCGTCGGCGTCGGCTGGGGGGAGGCGCTACAGGGCCGGTCGAACGTCGCGGTCACGTACTTCGGGGACGGCGCGACCAGCGAGGGGGACGTCTACGAGGCGCTCAACCTCGCCGGCGTCTACGACGCCCAGACCGTGTTCGTCTGCCAGAACAACCGGTACGCCATCTCGACGCGGCTCGAGAACCAGACCAACGCGGAGACGCTCGCCCAGAAGGCCATCGCGGCGGGCATCGAGGGGATCAGGGTCGACGGCAACGACGCGCTCGGCGTCTACCGCGTCGCCAGCGAGGCCATCGAGCGGGCCCGCGAGGGTGAGCCAGTCCTGATCGAGGCGCTCACCTACCGGCGGTCGATGCACACCACCTCCGACGACCCCTCCGTCTACCGCGAGTCCGCGGAGGAGGACGAGTGGGAGGCACGCGACCCGATCGTCCGCCTTCAGGTGTATCTCGATGACCGGGGCGTCCTCGACGAGGGGACGAAGTCGGAGATCGACGAGCGGATCGACGCCGAGATCGCCGAGGCGATCGACCGGGCCAGGGAGAGTCGAGAGGAGGTCGATCCAGCGGACATGTTCAGGTACGCGTACGCCGAGATGCCGCCGGAACTCGAACGGCAGTTCGATGCGTTCGGAGGTGGTGCGGATGGCTGA
- a CDS encoding SRPBCC family protein, with protein MDELVVSTDVYVPPDEVYEFLRDFEGYSRFTEYLKRVERIHGDGGVGSRYALRFAWWKLTYTARSEVTEVDPPRRIDWRVTKDIDAHGFWRIDPFEELPATAPEYADEGCRVTFEVRFDAESADTSAVSLPRFVSFDRVLGMVRPKVQEEAERIVRRAVRELEGRDRDVRLEVRSDGGLV; from the coding sequence GTGGACGAACTCGTCGTCTCGACAGACGTGTACGTGCCGCCCGACGAGGTGTACGAGTTCCTGCGGGACTTCGAGGGCTACTCGCGGTTCACCGAGTATCTGAAGCGGGTAGAACGTATCCACGGGGACGGCGGCGTCGGTAGCCGCTACGCGCTCCGGTTCGCGTGGTGGAAGCTCACCTACACCGCCCGCTCGGAGGTGACCGAGGTGGACCCGCCCCGACGGATCGACTGGCGGGTGACGAAGGACATCGACGCTCACGGCTTCTGGCGGATCGACCCGTTCGAGGAGCTCCCCGCGACTGCGCCCGAGTACGCCGACGAGGGCTGCCGGGTCACGTTCGAGGTCCGCTTCGACGCCGAGTCGGCCGACACCTCCGCGGTGTCGCTCCCGCGGTTCGTCTCGTTCGACCGGGTACTGGGCATGGTTCGACCGAAGGTACAGGAGGAGGCCGAGCGCATCGTGCGGCGAGCGGTCCGGGAACTCGAGGGGCGCGACCGGGACGTTCGACTGGAGGTGCGAAGCGACGGTGGCCTCGTATGA
- the trkA gene encoding Trk system potassium transporter TrkA gives MRVVVIGAGQVGESIAADLDDSNEVVVIERDPDRCEELTYDLDVLTINGDGTSVETLEEAGVMDADMVIASTDDDETNIVACSTVKAISDAFTIARVKETEYLKTWRRSNTAFGIDFMVCTNLLTAQSVVRVVGLPAAIDVDPFAGGKVQMAEFEIAEGSGVAGETVSEADRFDSLTFAALLRGEEVVIPTGETVIQQDDRIIVIGSPRSVREFASTVASGDARNDVTKAVIVGGSQIGYHVARLFEERDISVRLIEQDANRARRLAEDLPGSVVLQSDATDVDFLEREHVGDADVLVGALDSDEKNLLACLLAKRLGVGRTVSIVDSDPYIDLFETVGVDVAISPRAVVAEEITRFTREGGAENVALIESHKAEVIEIEVEPDSPLAGQTIRESVASLPERVVFGAITRNGTFITPRGDTVIEVGDHVVAFAPADVAEELTARL, from the coding sequence GTGCGCGTCGTCGTCATCGGCGCCGGACAGGTCGGCGAGTCGATCGCGGCGGACCTCGACGACTCGAACGAGGTCGTCGTCATCGAGCGGGACCCGGATCGCTGCGAGGAGTTGACCTACGACCTCGACGTGCTGACGATCAACGGGGACGGCACGTCCGTCGAGACGCTGGAGGAGGCTGGCGTGATGGACGCGGACATGGTCATCGCCTCGACGGACGACGACGAGACGAACATCGTCGCCTGCTCGACGGTGAAGGCGATCAGCGACGCGTTCACCATCGCTCGCGTGAAGGAGACGGAGTACCTGAAGACCTGGCGGCGCTCCAACACGGCGTTCGGCATCGACTTCATGGTGTGCACCAACCTGCTCACGGCCCAGTCGGTCGTGCGCGTCGTCGGCCTGCCGGCGGCCATCGACGTGGATCCTTTCGCGGGGGGGAAGGTCCAGATGGCCGAGTTCGAGATCGCCGAGGGAAGCGGCGTCGCGGGCGAGACCGTCTCGGAGGCCGACCGGTTCGACTCGCTCACGTTCGCCGCGCTGCTCCGGGGGGAGGAGGTCGTCATCCCGACCGGGGAGACGGTCATCCAGCAGGACGACCGGATCATCGTCATCGGAAGCCCCCGGAGCGTGCGCGAGTTCGCGTCGACGGTCGCCAGCGGCGACGCGCGGAACGACGTGACGAAGGCGGTCATCGTCGGCGGTTCACAGATCGGATACCACGTGGCGCGCCTGTTCGAGGAGCGGGACATCTCCGTGCGCCTCATCGAACAGGACGCCAACAGGGCACGGCGCCTCGCGGAGGACCTGCCAGGATCCGTCGTCCTCCAGTCGGACGCGACCGACGTGGACTTCCTCGAACGCGAGCACGTCGGCGACGCCGACGTGCTCGTCGGCGCGCTCGACTCCGACGAGAAGAACCTCCTGGCGTGTCTGCTCGCCAAGCGCCTCGGCGTCGGCCGGACCGTCTCGATCGTGGACAGCGATCCCTACATCGACCTGTTCGAGACGGTCGGCGTCGACGTGGCGATCAGCCCGCGGGCGGTCGTCGCGGAGGAGATCACGCGGTTCACCCGGGAGGGCGGCGCGGAGAACGTCGCGCTCATCGAGTCACACAAGGCGGAGGTGATCGAGATCGAGGTCGAACCCGACAGCCCGCTCGCGGGCCAGACCATCCGCGAGTCGGTCGCGAGCCTCCCGGAGCGGGTCGTCTTCGGCGCCATCACCAGGAACGGGACGTTCATCACGCCGCGCGGGGACACCGTTATCGAGGTCGGCGACCACGTCGTCGCGTTCGCGCCCGCGGACGTCGCTGAGGAACTGACCGCCCGGTTGTAG
- a CDS encoding FecCD family ABC transporter permease has protein sequence MAGETRSHRVSTIQDRLSWVDGPLLTVVLGSLAIVFVSGLIQVSFGAFTMSIPAAWRAVFDPVVWSNPQFLFRLFLGDGFGTELARVLGLSTAEVELSRESLVVWQIRMPRVIVAVIVGANLAASGAVFQAVTRNELASPYILGVSSGAGLAILLTLVVFSGLSQLLPVIAALGGALAFLLVYAIAWKGGTSPVRLVLAGVIVSTVFQSLQTGLFLVADDLGVVQTAIAWTTGSLTGVDWEQVRVSLPWTVLALILALIGSRQLNVLLLGERTARSLGMRVERTRFLLSGVAILAASTAIAVAGIVGFVGLIVPHMVRQLVGSDYKRLIVGCIFAGPALMAVADVGARLALSPAQVPVGIVTGLIGGPYFLYLMRKKEALGDL, from the coding sequence ATGGCCGGTGAGACGCGGTCCCACCGGGTGAGCACCATACAGGACCGCCTCTCGTGGGTCGACGGACCGCTCCTGACCGTCGTCCTCGGGAGCCTCGCCATCGTGTTCGTCTCCGGCCTGATCCAGGTCAGTTTCGGCGCGTTCACGATGTCCATCCCGGCGGCCTGGCGCGCCGTGTTCGACCCGGTCGTCTGGAGCAACCCCCAGTTCCTCTTCCGACTGTTCCTCGGCGACGGCTTCGGGACCGAACTCGCGCGCGTGCTCGGTCTCTCGACGGCGGAGGTCGAACTGTCCCGCGAGTCGCTGGTCGTCTGGCAGATCCGAATGCCGCGCGTCATCGTCGCCGTGATCGTCGGCGCGAACCTCGCGGCCTCCGGGGCGGTGTTCCAGGCCGTGACGCGGAACGAACTCGCCTCCCCCTACATCCTCGGCGTCTCCTCCGGCGCCGGCCTCGCCATCCTCCTCACGCTCGTCGTCTTCAGCGGCCTCTCGCAGCTCCTCCCGGTCATCGCAGCGCTCGGCGGCGCGCTCGCGTTCCTCCTCGTGTACGCCATCGCGTGGAAGGGCGGGACGAGCCCCGTCCGACTGGTGCTCGCCGGCGTCATCGTCAGCACGGTGTTCCAGTCGCTCCAGACCGGGCTGTTCCTCGTCGCCGACGACCTCGGCGTCGTGCAGACGGCGATCGCCTGGACGACCGGGTCGCTCACGGGCGTCGACTGGGAGCAGGTCCGGGTCTCCCTGCCATGGACCGTCCTCGCGCTCATACTGGCGCTCATCGGCTCCCGTCAGCTGAACGTGCTCCTGCTCGGCGAGCGGACTGCCCGCTCGCTCGGGATGCGGGTCGAACGGACCCGGTTCCTGCTGTCGGGCGTCGCCATCCTCGCCGCCTCTACCGCCATCGCGGTCGCCGGTATCGTCGGCTTCGTCGGCCTGATCGTCCCGCACATGGTCCGCCAGCTCGTGGGGAGCGACTACAAGCGGCTCATCGTGGGCTGCATCTTCGCCGGGCCGGCGCTGATGGCGGTCGCCGACGTCGGCGCGCGCCTCGCGCTGAGCCCGGCGCAGGTGCCGGTCGGCATCGTCACGGGCCTCATCGGCGGCCCGTACTTCCTCTACCTGATGCGGAAGAAGGAGGCGCTGGGGGACCTATGA
- a CDS encoding formate/nitrite transporter family protein — protein MPVAPDPSEIYNRAVEEGDRRLEQSTLELVSTGFIAGFTVVFGIVALGIVEGLVGPHNADLAKIAGALAFGPGVVFLVVGRAELFNENFFDPVARAIEESGSWMLRPLVRLWIVTLVFNLVGGALMVLIFSVDGALPSEAGHAFRTAAEEIVHRGAPAEFADSFAGGVLVTLLSFLLSAVNGVGSRITLSYLVGFLLALGPFDHVVVTGLHVLFGVLFGAEVGVSAVAVTIAVVTVGNLAGGLGLVTLTHVAQARGARESGG, from the coding sequence GTGCCCGTCGCTCCCGATCCGTCCGAGATCTACAACCGCGCGGTCGAGGAAGGCGACCGGCGACTCGAACAGTCGACGCTCGAACTGGTCTCGACCGGGTTCATCGCGGGGTTCACCGTCGTCTTCGGCATCGTCGCCCTCGGGATCGTCGAGGGGCTGGTCGGACCGCACAACGCCGACCTCGCCAAGATCGCCGGCGCGCTCGCGTTCGGCCCCGGCGTCGTGTTCCTGGTCGTCGGGCGGGCGGAACTGTTCAACGAGAACTTCTTCGACCCGGTCGCGCGAGCGATCGAGGAGTCCGGATCCTGGATGCTCCGGCCGCTCGTTCGGCTCTGGATCGTCACGCTCGTCTTCAACCTCGTCGGCGGCGCGCTCATGGTCCTGATCTTCTCGGTCGACGGGGCGCTCCCGTCCGAGGCGGGGCACGCGTTTCGGACGGCGGCCGAGGAGATCGTTCACCGAGGCGCGCCGGCGGAGTTCGCCGACTCGTTCGCGGGGGGCGTCCTCGTGACGCTCCTGTCCTTCCTGCTGAGCGCCGTGAACGGCGTCGGGAGCCGGATCACCCTCTCCTACCTAGTCGGGTTCCTCCTGGCGCTCGGCCCGTTCGACCACGTCGTCGTCACCGGGCTCCACGTCCTCTTCGGCGTTCTCTTCGGGGCGGAGGTCGGCGTCAGTGCGGTGGCCGTGACGATAGCCGTCGTCACGGTCGGGAACCTCGCCGGGGGCCTCGGGCTCGTGACGCTCACCCACGTCGCGCAGGCGAGGGGCGCGCGCGAATCCGGCGGCTGA
- a CDS encoding ABC transporter ATP-binding protein — MSAEEDSVFDVYRDRVSRPLYRLFTEYGTDEWRWLVLGMTANVVARAASLLPPVVLGAAIDSAFQGEDPYALPLIPASLLPTNATDVEQFWFSVAVIVGSFLVTAVLTWVYGVSANNFAHSVMHAVRTDSYAKMQELDMWFFDDKQTGEVMSVLNNDATNLERFLDDALQNSVRIGVMLLGIGIVLFLENAQLAVVTLVAVPAMIGFTYWFMKAVEPRYAAQREAVGDLNTVLENALGGIQLVKTSGTEEFETDRVRESSHSYYRKTLAMLRLNYVYRPGMELLAGVSFAVTFVVGGLWIITGVAPGPLTGELTAGAFVTFLFLSQRFVTPLAEVSNIVSQYENAKASCERVFGLQDIPRRVTDRSDAVELDEVEGKVEYDDVSFRYADGDPGEADRAEPADEPDRQGSWILRDVSFTAEPGDTIALVGPTGAGKSTLLKLLLRLYDVDRGAVRVDGHDVRDVTARSLRRSVGYVSQDAFLFDGTVFDNVRYGRFDADLEDVLDAAEAAEAHEFITNLPDGYETRIGERGVKLSGGQRQRLSIARTVLQDPDVLVLDEATSAVDTETELLIQRSLDRLAADRTTFVIAHRLSTVKDADEILVLEGGEVVERGQHGELLSADGLYAKLWGVQAGEIESLPEEFVERARSRQAETVLTNEDG; from the coding sequence ATGAGTGCGGAGGAGGACAGCGTTTTCGACGTCTACCGCGACCGGGTCAGCAGGCCGCTCTACCGGCTGTTCACGGAGTACGGCACCGACGAGTGGCGCTGGCTCGTGCTCGGGATGACCGCGAACGTCGTCGCCCGCGCCGCGAGCCTGCTCCCGCCGGTCGTGCTCGGGGCGGCCATCGACAGCGCGTTCCAGGGCGAGGACCCGTACGCCCTCCCGTTGATCCCGGCGTCGCTGCTCCCGACGAACGCGACGGACGTCGAGCAGTTCTGGTTCTCCGTCGCGGTCATCGTCGGCTCGTTCCTCGTCACGGCCGTGCTCACCTGGGTGTACGGCGTCTCCGCGAACAACTTCGCCCACAGCGTGATGCACGCCGTCCGGACGGACTCGTACGCCAAGATGCAGGAGCTGGACATGTGGTTCTTCGACGACAAGCAGACCGGCGAGGTGATGTCAGTCCTGAACAACGACGCGACGAACCTCGAACGATTCCTCGACGACGCGCTCCAGAACTCCGTGCGCATCGGGGTAATGCTGCTCGGCATCGGCATCGTGCTCTTCCTCGAGAACGCACAGCTCGCTGTCGTCACCCTCGTCGCCGTCCCGGCGATGATCGGCTTCACGTACTGGTTCATGAAGGCGGTCGAGCCGCGGTACGCCGCCCAGCGCGAGGCGGTCGGCGACCTCAACACGGTGCTGGAGAACGCACTGGGCGGCATCCAGCTCGTGAAGACGTCCGGGACGGAGGAGTTCGAGACCGACCGCGTCCGGGAGAGCTCCCACAGCTACTACCGCAAGACGCTCGCGATGCTCAGGCTCAACTACGTCTACCGGCCGGGGATGGAACTGCTCGCCGGCGTCTCGTTCGCGGTGACGTTCGTCGTCGGGGGGCTCTGGATCATCACCGGCGTCGCCCCGGGGCCGCTCACGGGCGAGCTCACTGCCGGGGCGTTCGTCACGTTCCTCTTCCTCTCCCAGCGGTTCGTCACGCCGCTGGCGGAGGTATCGAACATCGTCTCCCAGTACGAGAACGCCAAGGCGTCCTGCGAGCGCGTGTTCGGGCTGCAGGACATCCCCAGGCGAGTGACCGACCGATCCGACGCCGTCGAACTGGACGAGGTCGAGGGGAAGGTCGAGTACGACGACGTGTCGTTCCGTTACGCCGACGGCGACCCCGGCGAGGCCGACCGCGCCGAGCCCGCGGACGAGCCGGACCGCCAGGGCAGCTGGATCCTCCGCGACGTCTCGTTCACGGCGGAGCCCGGCGACACGATCGCGCTCGTCGGACCGACGGGGGCGGGCAAGTCGACGCTCCTGAAGCTCCTGTTGCGGCTGTACGACGTCGACCGTGGCGCTGTGCGCGTCGACGGCCACGACGTTCGCGACGTGACCGCGCGGAGCCTCCGACGGTCGGTCGGCTACGTGAGCCAGGACGCGTTCCTCTTCGACGGGACCGTCTTCGATAACGTCCGCTACGGCCGGTTCGACGCCGACCTCGAGGACGTCCTGGACGCCGCCGAGGCGGCCGAGGCCCACGAGTTCATCACCAACCTGCCGGACGGCTACGAGACGCGCATCGGCGAGCGCGGCGTGAAGCTCTCGGGCGGCCAGCGCCAGCGGCTCTCCATCGCCCGGACCGTGCTCCAGGACCCCGACGTCCTCGTCCTCGACGAGGCGACGTCCGCGGTGGACACGGAGACTGAGCTGCTCATCCAGCGCTCGCTCGACCGCCTCGCGGCCGACCGCACGACGTTCGTCATCGCCCACCGGCTCTCGACGGTGAAGGACGCAGACGAGATCCTCGTCCTCGAGGGCGGCGAGGTGGTCGAACGTGGGCAACACGGGGAACTCCTCTCGGCGGACGGCCTCTACGCCAAACTCTGGGGCGTCCAGGCCGGCGAGATCGAGTCGCTCCCGGAGGAGTTCGTCGAACGGGCGCGGAGCCGGCAGGCCGAGACGGTACTCACGAACGAGGACGGCTGA
- a CDS encoding GYD domain-containing protein produces MSTYTVLADVNEDEFQNAQELVSIWGEIREDIERLGGDLLDSYALIGGYDFLLTFEVEEEDAAMQIAMAIERHGLDTQTMRAMSIDRMGELVDDI; encoded by the coding sequence ATGTCCACGTACACCGTCCTGGCTGACGTCAACGAGGACGAGTTCCAGAATGCGCAGGAACTCGTGTCGATCTGGGGGGAAATCCGGGAGGACATCGAGCGTCTGGGTGGGGACCTCCTCGACAGCTACGCGCTCATCGGCGGCTACGACTTCCTCCTCACGTTCGAGGTCGAGGAGGAGGACGCCGCGATGCAGATCGCGATGGCGATCGAACGGCACGGGCTGGACACCCAGACGATGCGCGCGATGTCAATCGACCGGATGGGCGAACTCGTCGACGACATCTGA
- a CDS encoding ABC transporter substrate-binding protein: protein MRRRDFIGIGAGALATGLAGCAGTNDPATGTPTDGTTDAPTDTGSDAGTETDGSEGGSYTVSIDPVGEVSFDAVPETWVANNGSWADMGVALGVEPPKGVWLTSRYHTQYYDEVDGVSVDTSGMVDLYQDGVSKELLLELDADVHVIDPNFLMNRFKGWEQSDVDEISEQVGPFFGNSIFSQGYAWHEDYQYYTLYEAFGKLAQLFQRTDRYEAFSALHDEFQSSLSDVVPAEGERPAVAIVWAGGDQPDTFSPYLISEGTSFKQWRDLQVRDALAETDVQDFHSNRGEIDYETLLEIDPDVLLLRGQEAKTADEFRNTVVSFMENHDVASSLTAVQNGDVYRGGSLYQGPITNLVLTERAASQVYGFEGELFDRGRVADIVNGDV from the coding sequence ATGCGACGACGAGACTTCATCGGTATCGGCGCCGGGGCGCTCGCGACTGGACTGGCCGGCTGTGCGGGCACGAACGACCCGGCGACCGGAACGCCGACGGACGGGACCACCGACGCTCCGACGGATACCGGGAGCGACGCGGGAACCGAAACGGACGGCTCGGAGGGCGGGAGCTACACGGTGTCGATCGATCCGGTCGGCGAGGTCTCCTTCGACGCGGTCCCCGAGACGTGGGTCGCGAACAACGGGAGCTGGGCGGACATGGGCGTCGCGCTCGGCGTCGAACCGCCGAAGGGTGTCTGGCTCACCAGCCGCTATCACACCCAGTACTACGACGAGGTCGACGGGGTGTCGGTCGACACGAGCGGGATGGTGGACCTGTACCAGGACGGCGTCAGCAAGGAACTCCTGCTGGAACTCGACGCGGACGTCCACGTCATCGACCCGAACTTCCTGATGAACCGCTTCAAGGGCTGGGAACAGTCGGACGTCGACGAGATAAGCGAGCAGGTCGGGCCGTTCTTCGGGAACAGCATCTTCTCGCAGGGGTACGCGTGGCACGAGGACTACCAGTACTACACCCTCTACGAGGCCTTCGGGAAGCTCGCGCAGCTCTTCCAGCGCACCGACCGGTACGAGGCGTTCAGCGCCCTCCACGACGAGTTCCAGAGCTCGCTGTCCGATGTCGTCCCCGCGGAGGGTGAACGGCCCGCTGTCGCCATCGTGTGGGCCGGCGGCGACCAGCCCGATACGTTCTCGCCGTACCTCATCAGCGAGGGGACGAGCTTCAAGCAGTGGCGCGACCTGCAGGTGAGGGACGCGCTCGCCGAGACCGACGTACAGGACTTCCACAGCAACCGCGGCGAGATCGACTACGAGACGCTGTTGGAGATCGACCCGGACGTGCTCCTCCTCCGCGGGCAGGAGGCGAAGACCGCCGACGAGTTCCGGAACACCGTCGTCTCGTTCATGGAGAACCACGACGTGGCGAGTTCGCTGACGGCCGTCCAGAACGGCGACGTATACCGTGGCGGGTCGCTGTACCAGGGGCCGATCACGAACCTCGTCCTCACCGAACGCGCCGCGAGTCAGGTGTACGGCTTCGAGGGCGAACTGTTCGACCGGGGCCGGGTCGCCGACATCGTCAACGGGGACGTCTGA